From Kitasatospora sp. MAP12-44:
GGTCCAGACAACAAGAAAACATCAGGTCGCTGGCCTGGGGCTTTACTACAGAGCGGGCGACGAGAATCGAACTCGCGCTATAGGCTTGGGAATCTCGGACAGTGCCAAGTGACCGATGGTCATAGATCCTTGACCCCTGCTGACCTCTGCATACCGGCCGTACTCGTGCGCTAGTCGTGCGCTCACGGGCGCCGCTGCGCCGAGTGGGGCGGCGGCGACCAGAGATCCATCGTCGGGGATGAACACCTCCTCCCGTGCTGGTGCGGCCGTCACACGGTGCTGTGCCGGGGCGTCTCGGCCGCCGCTGACGGTGCGTCCGCGTGCACCGGGGTCAGCCGGGTCCTGGCGGCGAGCAGGGTCGCCGCGCCGAGGGTGGCGCCGAGGGCGCCGCAGGCCGCCGCGATGCGCAGCGTCCCGTCGGAGAGGACGACCCCGCCGACGGCCGCGCCCAGCGCGATGCCGACGCCGATGAAGGTCACCAGCCAGGCGAAGGCCTCGGTGACGGCCCCCGCCGGCGCCAACTCGCCGACGAGGCCGAAGGACACCGTCAGCAGTGGGGCGAAGAAGACCCCGGTCAGCAGGGCCAGCAGGCAGTTGCCGGCCGGACCGGGAACCAGCGCCACCAGCCAGTACGACCCTGCCATGCCCGCCGCCAGAAGGACAGCCTTGCTCGGGGCCGACGCCTTCCACCCGCTCGTGCCGACCGCGCCGTAGGTCAGCGCTCCGACGAGTGCCCCGAGAGCCGACAGGGCCAGCAGGGTGCCCGCGCCGCCCACCAGGTGGTGCTTTTCGGCGTACGCCACGGTGAAGACGTTGAAGGTCCCGACGGCCACTCCGGAGCCGACCAGGGCCACCAGCAGGAGCAGCAGTCCGGTGCTGCGCAGCGGGCCCAGCCAGTGCGGTGCGACGGGCTTGGCGGCCGGTGCCCAGGCGCGCGAGGGGGCGGCGGTGGCCATCCCGGCGGAGCCGACCAAGCCGAGGACAGCGGCAGCCCACAGGGTGTCCCGGGCCGGGGCGAGTACGACGATCCCCGCGACAACCAACGGGCCTGCGATGAAGAGCAGTTCCTGCGCGCCGGCGTCGACGGCATAGGCCGACTCGACGTCGTCCGGCTCAACCAGCTCGGGCCACAGGGTGCGCAGGCAGGGCTCCAGCGGCGGTGCGGCAGCCCCGGCCACCGCCGCCCCGGCCACGGCCGCCCACGGGGTGCCGGGGGCGGCCGCCAGCAGGGCGAACCCGGCC
This genomic window contains:
- a CDS encoding MFS transporter, which produces MPYLALLGRPHVVRLLSSSLVGRLPGAMAALGIALTLRHAGYGYQLVGLTTGVFAAAGAIGGPMLGRLVDRTGQPRTLLFSSCLAAAGFALLAAAPGTPWAAVAGAAVAGAAAPPLEPCLRTLWPELVEPDDVESAYAVDAGAQELLFIAGPLVVAGIVVLAPARDTLWAAAVLGLVGSAGMATAAPSRAWAPAAKPVAPHWLGPLRSTGLLLLLVALVGSGVAVGTFNVFTVAYAEKHHLVGGAGTLLALSALGALVGALTYGAVGTSGWKASAPSKAVLLAAGMAGSYWLVALVPGPAGNCLLALLTGVFFAPLLTVSFGLVGELAPAGAVTEAFAWLVTFIGVGIALGAAVGGVVLSDGTLRIAAACGALGATLGAATLLAARTRLTPVHADAPSAAAETPRHSTV